From one Paramormyrops kingsleyae isolate MSU_618 chromosome 1, PKINGS_0.4, whole genome shotgun sequence genomic stretch:
- the LOC111842449 gene encoding uncharacterized protein — protein sequence MNLHPSPDSRLHIGLNGAHQIARGSAQKHRRPSEDEELWFLSREERECILFLEETINIFDDDLEDRDQFPQSSSPAGSRQAVADAAAAPALSSSLKEQDIIDLVQVQPDPPSPREVPHTSIMPDFRTIGLPPEAHTEVKVRRDQMDSQPVGSIPTPMVIAQKIAAHQGSGGPATTSAPPGHRRSLDFTGDYSAIPLPDHPVKQGPPTTAKPSRYPDNISVALPSRDYNQTIAKASVNVHQRQAQVLANLTGRPHAYESMEEKQVRKVPNRSISFHDLTPNKSRMEALSKLGLTKERKLSAFSSNSNLPKIITPPLSPTSSSSCSNNANGPDRKPEAVACSSAPKTHVSPNDRNTYGGKTEVATPSNQKADAHSQCVSNNGKEMETPASLQYSSGSFNNYEGKTKVISSVPMANSDLPPHHNSQQHSRPAAPTSLLAFGKTKTNVSSAIDKYRGNTVNPSNNFIQQDHKPKEITSSMSPKITKSFSNDSNSNSSKTKTAVPSQTPSTKPAVNMTKSNVTPVTLKPAASVPNVAIRSMSFRAEYHPEDAPRTGRQNRTASFSVGQLASTSSERRRSISKPPFWSQGITVQFSGRGPTDESRREALRKLGLLKDTS from the exons GAAGATGAGGAACTGTGGTTCCTGAGTCGTGAGGAGCGGGAGTGTATCTTGTTCCTAGAAGAGACCATCAACATTTTCGACGATGATCTGGAGGATCGAGACCAGTTTCCACAGAGCAGCAGTCCAGCAGGGAGCCGTCAGGCCGTtgctgatgctgctgctgccccTGCACTTTCCAGCAGCCTCAAGGAGCAAGATATCATTGACCTGGTCCAAGTCCAGCCTGATCCACCCAGCCCAAGGGAGGTTCCACATACTTCCATCATGCCAG ATTTCCGGACCATTGGGTTGCCCCCGGAAGCTCATACAGAGGTGAAAGTGAGGCGGGATCAAATGGACAGCCAGCCTGTTGGCTCTATTCCGACCCCAATGGTGATAGCCCAAAAAATCGCAGCTCACCAGGGCAGTGGTGGCCCAGCCACAACATCTGCCCCCCCTGGACACAGGAGGAGCCTGGATTTCACCGGAGACTACTCTGCAATTCCTTTGCCTGACCATCCAGTTAAACAGGGCCCACCAACTACAGCAAAACCAAGCCGATATCCAGACAATATCAGTGTGGCTCTGCCCAGCAGGGACTACAATCAGACCATTGCCAAGGCCTCTGTGAATGTCCACCAGCGTCAAGCTCAGGTGCTGGCCAACCTAACAGGAAGACCTCATGCGTACGAATCGATGGAAGAAAAACAGGTGAGAAAAGTCCCAAACCGGAGTATCTCATTCCACGATTTAACACCGAATAAATCCAGGATGGAAGCGCTGTCCAAACTAGGACTGACTAAAGAGCGGAAACTATCAGCATTCAGTAGTAACAGCAACTTGCCCAAGATAATCACTCCGCCTTTGTCGCCAACTAGCAGCTCTTCTTGTTCAAATAATGCCAATGGCCCTGACAGGAAGCCTGAAGCTGTTGCCTGCTCCTCTGCACCCAAGACTCATGTCTCTCCAAATGATCGTAACACCTATGGTGGAAAAACTGAAGTAGCAACTCCCTCCAACCAAAAAGCAGATGCTCATTCTCAGTGTGTGAGTAACAATGGCAAGGAGATGGAAACACCAGCTTCACTCCAGTATAGCAGTGGTAGCTTCAACAACTATGAAGGGAAAACTAAAGTTATATCTTCAGTGCCAATGGCAAACTCCGACCTCCCTCCCCACCATAACAGTCAGCAGCACAGCAGGCCGGCTGCTCCCACCTCATTGCTGGCTTTTGGCAAAACCAAGACCAATGTCTCAAGTGCCATCGACAAATACAGAGGCAACACTGTGAATCCATCGAACAATTTTATTCAGCAAGACCACAAACCCAAAGAAATTACTTCCTCGATGTCACCCAAAATCACCAAGTCTTTCTCAAATGACTCGAACAGCAATAGCAGCAAAACCAAGACCGCAGTTCCTTCACAGACGCCCTCCACCAAGCCCGCGGTCAACATGACCAAGTCAAACGTCACTCCTGTAACCCTTAAACCAGCTGCTTCTGTCCCCAATGTTGCCATAAGATCAATGTCCTTCAGAGCAGAATATCATCCTGAAGACGCACCTAGAACTGGCCGCCAAAATAGAACTGCGAGTTTCAGTGTCGGACAATTGGCGTCAACATCATCAGAACGTCGGCGTTCCATCTCCAAGCCACCATTTTGGTCTCAGGGCATCACGGTGCAGTTCTCTGGGCGTGGGCCCACTGATGAATCCCGCCGAGAAGCACTACGCAAACTCGGGCTCCTCAAAGATACGTCCTAA
- the dhtkd1 gene encoding 2-oxoadipate dehydrogenase complex component E1: protein MHLAGRPCLRLARPALSALYHTEKGVYGYRPRGAGPGEKQQETELSSSLIQDHGLARLVEAYREHGHKSAKINPLLPEKGVVDNVPEISILTETLRGPFNTSGLRHFGKPEASLEDVTAYLHHTYCGRVSVETSQLQTLAEREWVANRFEELKKETFSPEERRQLARLMLQSQEFDHFLATKFATVKRYSAEGAESMMGFFFELFRLVSCSGVTDIIMGMPHRGRLNLLTGLLQFPPELMFRKMRGLSEFPENSPSIGDVLSHLTSSVELDFGAGKPLHVTMLPNPSHLEAINPVTQGKVRGRQQVRQEGDYSSDSNAQPGDRVMCLQVHGDASFSGQGIVPETFTISSLPHFRVGGSIHLIVNNQVGYTTPSERGRSSLYCSDIGKMVGCAVVHVNGDDAEEVLRATRLAVEYQHRFRKDVIVDLLCYRQWGHNELDEPFFTNPTMYKIIRSRKSIPDTYSDLLISEGLMTEAEVVEIKTSHYNMLNERLANMTLYSPPPTNLQGRWGDLVEPQPRITTWDTGVPAPLLQYVGAKSVEIPEEIQLHSHLGKTHMQARLQKLEDGTKLDWSTAEAMAFGSLLCQGFNIRISGQDVGRGTFSQRHAMVVCQETNDMYIPLNHITPEQKAFLEVCNSPLSEEAVLGFEYGMSIALPKLLPIWEAQFGDFFNGAQITFDTFISGGEAKWLLQSGLVILLPHGYDGAGPEHSSCRIERFLQMCDSKEEGVDGDSVNMSVVNPTTPAQYFHLLRRQMIRNFRKPLIVASPKMLLRFPGAVSSLAHMAPGTTFRPVLGDPSVNPSRVQRVVFCSGKHYYALLKQMEASGAAEGSALIRLEELCPFPLEALQQELGKYSSAKEFIWSQEEPQNMGPWSFVAPRFEQQLARKLRLVSRPPLPAPAVGIGTLHQQQHEVILKATFA, encoded by the exons ATGCATCTAGCCGGCAGGCCCTGTCTCCGCTTAGCTCGGCCGGCGCTGAGCGCCCTGTATCACACCGAGAAGGGGGTTTATGGCTACAGACCCAGGGGAGCCGGTCCCGGAGAGAAGCAACAGGAGACCGAACTCAGCTCCTCACTCATCCAAG ATCATGGACTGGCACGGCTGGTCGAGGCGTATCGGGAACACGGGCACAAGTCAGCTAAAATTAACCCCTTACTCCCGGAGAAAGGCGTCGTCGACAATGTTCCTGAAATCAGCATTTTAACCGAAACGCTTCGGGGTCCCTTCAACACCAGCG GCCTAAGACATTTTGGCAAGCCAGAAGCGTCCCTCGAGGATGTCACCGCTTACCTGCACCATACCTACTGCGGTCGGGTGTCTGTAGAGACCAGTCAGCTGCAGACGTTGGCTGAGAGGGAGTGGGTGGCCAACCGGTTCGAAGAGCTGAAGAAGGAGACGTTTTCTCCTGAAGAGCGCAGGCAGCTGGCCCGGCTAATGCTACAATCTCAG gAATTTGACCATTTTCTGGCTACCAAATTTGCCACAGTGAAGCGGTACAGTGCCGAGGGAgcagagagcatgatgggatttTTCTTTGAGCTGTTCCGCCTGGTGTCATGCAGTGGGGTGACAGACATCATCATGGGGATGCCCCACCGTGGGAGACTGAACCTCCTGACTGGGCTCCTGCAGTTCCCTCCTGAG CTCATGTTCAGGAAGATGAGGGGCCTCAGCGAGTTTCCTGAGAACTCCCCATCCATCGGGGATGTCTTGTCCCACCTGACCTCCTCAGTGGAACTGGACTTCGGGGCGGGGAAGCCTCTGCACGTCACCATGTTGCCCAACCCCTCCCACTTGGAGGCCATCAACCCGGTGACCCAAGGCAAGGTCCGTGGCAGGCAGCAGGTCCGGCAGGAAGGGGACTATTCATCAGACAGCAACGCCCAGCCCGGGGACAGGGTCATGTGTTTGCAG GTGCACGGTGATGCCTCATTCTCAGGCCAAGGCATCGTTCCTGAAACATTTACCATTTCAAGCCTCCCACATTTCAGAGTCGGTGGAAGCATCCACCTTATTGTAAATAACCAAGTGGGTTATACCACGCCGTCCGAGAGGGGGAGGTCATCTTTGTACTGCAGTGACATAG GTAAGATGGTTGGCTGTGCCGTGGTCCATGTGAACGGCGACGACGCGGAGGAGGTCTTGCGCGCCACGCGTCTGGCAGTGGAGTACCAGCACCGCTTCCGGAAGGACGTGATCGTGGACCTCCTGTGCTACCGACAGTGGGGCCACAATGAGCTGGACGAGCCCTTCTTCACAAACCCAACCATGTACAAGATCATCCG CTCCAGGAAGAGCATCCCGGACACGTACAgcgacctgctgatctcagagGGCCTGATGACGGAGGCGGAAGTCGTGGAGATCAAGACGTCGCACTACAACATGCTGAACGAGCGGCTGGCCAACATGACGCTCTACAGTCCGCCGCCGACCAACTTGCAGGGCCGTTGGGGCGACCTGGTGGAGCCGCAGCCGCGCATCACCACGTGGGACACGGGCGTGCCGGCACCGCTGCTGCAGTACGTGGGCGCCAAGTCCGTGGAGATCCCCGAGGAGATCCAGCTGCATAGCCACCTCGGgaagacacacatgcag GCCCGGCTTCAGAAACTGGAAGATGGGACTAAGCTGGACTGGTCCACCGCTGAAGCCATGGCGTTTGGGTCCCTCCTGTGTCAAG GGTTCAACATCCGCATCAGTGGGCAGGATGTGGGTCGCGGGACCTTCAGCCAACGGCACGCCATGGTGGTCTGCCAGGAGACCAACGACATGTACATCCCGCTGAACCACATCACGCCCGAGCAGAAGGCCTTCTTGGAG gtGTGTAACAGCCCCCTGTCTGAGGAGGCCGTGCTGGGCTTTGAGTACGGCATGAGCATCGCCCTGCCCAAACTCCTGCCCATCTGGGAGGCCCAGTTCGGGGACTTCTTCAACGGGGCACAGATCACCTTCGACACCTTCATCTCAGGAG GCGAGGCCAAGTGGCTGCTGCAGAGTGGGTTGGTCATCCTGTTACCTCACGGCTATGACGGGGCCGGGCCAGAGCATTCCTCCTGCCGCATCGAGCGATTCCTGCAG ATGTGTGACAGCAAAGAAGAGGGCGTGGACGGGGACAGCGTCAACATGTCGGTGGTGAACCCCACCACCCCGGCCCAGTACTTCCACCTGCTGCGACGTCAGATGATCCGAAACTTCCGGAAGCCACTCATCGTGGCCTCGCCCAAGATGCTGCTTCGCTTCCCG GGTGCTGTGTCCAGCCTGGCACATATGGCCCCTGGGACAACCTTCCGTCCCGTACTGGGTGACCCGTCCGTGAACCCATCCAG AGTCCAGCGGGTGGTGTTTTGCTCAGGCAAACATTACTATGCCCTGCTGAAGCAGATGGAAGCATCGGGGGCAGCAGAGGGTTCGGCGCTGATCCGGTTGGAGGAGCTCTGCCCCTTCCCCCTGGAGGCCCTGCAGCAGGAGCTCGGCAAATACAGCAGCGCCAAAG AGTTCATCTGGAGTCAGGAGGAGCCCCAGAATATGGGCCCCTGGTCTTTTGTGGCCCCCAGGTTCGAGCAGCAGCTGGCCCGTAAG CTCCGTTTGGTCAGCCGGCCGCCCCTCCCTGCTCCGGCCGTGGGCATCGGGACCCTGCATCAGCAGCAGCACGAGGTCATCCTGAAAGCCACCTTTGCCTGA
- the upf2 gene encoding regulator of nonsense transcripts 2 produces the protein MPAESKKPVNMDEKDVCVFSNKDKERAAESRPSSSREKGKEDTKVSGKKDNGKAAAAEEKRRRLEEERRKKEEKERKKKEEERLRVEEEQKKKEEEEKRQQEEVEKRMQEEEEKRQREEEAARLKEKEEAHQLHQEAWERHHSRKDLRSRNQNAQDSRPEEAFFSRLDSSLKKNTAFVKKLRTLTEQQRDSLSNDFASLNLSKYIAEAVASVVEAKLKISDVGCAVHLCSLFHQRYADFAPLLLQAWKKHFEARKEEKMPNVSKLRTDLRFIAELTIVGIFTDKEGLSLIYEQLKNIINTDREAHTHVSVVISFCKHCGDDVAGLIPRRVKVAAEKFALGFPPSEIINAEKQQPFQNLLREYFTSLTKHLKKDHRELQNIERQNRRILHSKGELSEDRHKQYEEFATSYQKLLASTQSLADLLDENMPELPQDKTVQEEHGPGIDIFTPGKPGDYDLEGGIWEDEDARNFYENLVDLKAFVPAILFKDNERARDKEEAKDTKDGKEVKEVSGTEELELELETLDIADDALEMEGADEVDGDELAKKLLDEQEQEDEEASTGSHLKLIVDAFIQQLPNCVNRDLIDKAAMDFCMNMNTKSNRRKLVRALFTVPRQRLDLLPFYARLVATLHPCMSDVAEDLCSMLKGDFRFHIRKKDQINIETKNKTVRFIGELAKFKMFSKTDTLHCLKMLLSDFSHHHIEMACTLLETSGRFLFRSPDSHLRTSVLLEQMMRKKQAMHLDARYVTMVENAYYYCNPPPVEKAVRKRRPPLQEYIRKLLYKDLSKVTTEKVLRQMRKLPWQDPETKSYLICCLVNIWNVKYNSIHCVANLLAGLVAYQEDVGIHVVDGVLEDIRLGMEVNQPKFNQRRISSAKFLGELYNYRMVESAVVFRTLFSFISFGVSPDGSPSPLDPPEHLFRLRLVCTLLDTCGQYFDRGSSKRKLDCFLIYFQRYIWWKKALEVWTKEHPFPIDIDYMISDTLELLRPKMRLCSSLEEAAMQVTQLEREVLVKLGLAVEKDDRSSSAMGDTEGLDEEDEDDDEEGGAETEEQSGNESEMNEQEEEEGSENEEEEGDEEEEENTDYLTDSNKENETDDENNEVTIKGGGLRHVACAEDEDFIQALDKMMLENLQQRSSESVKGHQLDVAIPLQLKSQLKKVPPPACSAEADTELADTMQFVMLTRKGNKQQFKILNVPLSSHLAANHFNQQQAEQAERLRMKKLTLDINERQEQEDYQEMMQSLAQRPAPANTNRERRPRYQHPKGAPNADLIFKTGGRRR, from the exons ATGCCTGCTGAAAGCAAGAAGCCAGTAAACATGGACGAGAAAGACGTGTGCGTTTTCAGCAACAAGGACAAAGAGCGAGCGGCGGAGAGCCGTCCCTCTTCGTCTCGGGAAAAGGGGAAAGAGGACACCAAGGTGAGCGGGAAGAAAGATAACGGCAAGGCGGCAGCGGcggaggagaagaggaggaggctggaggaggagaggagaaagaaggaggagaaggagcGCAAGAAGAAAGAAGAGGAGAGGCTGAGGGTGGAGGAAGAGCAGaagaagaaggaggaggaggagaagaggcagcaggaggaggtggagaagaggatgcaggaggaggaggagaagaggcAGCGTGAGGAAGAGGCGGCACGACTGAA AGAGAAGGAGGAAGCGCACCAGCTTCACCAGGAGGCCTGGGAGCGCCACCACTCCCGCAAGGACCTGCGCAGCCGGAACCAGAACGCGCAGGACTCGCGGCCTGAGGAGGCCTTCTTCAGCCGCCTGGACTCCAGCCTGAAGAAGAACACGGCGTTCGTCAAGAAGCTGCGCACGCTCACGGAGCAGCAGCGCGATTCGCTCTCCAACGACTTTGCCTCGCTCAACCTGAGCAAGTACATCGCCGAGGCCGTGGCTTCCGTGGTGGAGGCCAAGCTGAAGATCTCCGACGTGGGCTGCGCCGTGCACCTCTGCTCCTTGTTCCACCAGCGCTATGCTGACTTCGCCCCGCTCCTGCTGCAGGCCTGGAAGAAGCACTTTGAGGCCCGCAAGGAGGAGAAGATGCCGAATGTAAGCAAGCTTCGAACGGACCTGCGCTTCATCGCCGAACTCACCATCGTGGGCATCTTCACCGACAAGGAGGGCCTGTCGCTCATCTACGAGCAGCTGAAGAATATCATCAACACAGACCGTGAGGCGCACACGCACGTCTCCGTGGTCATCAGCTTCTGCAAGCACTGCGGGGACGATGTCGCTGGCCTCATTCCTCGCAGGGTAAAGGTAGCGGCAGAGAAATTCGCCCTGGGCTTCCCTCCGAGCGAGATCATCAACGCCGAGAAGCAGCAGCCCTTCCAGAACCTGCTCAGGGAGTACTTCACCTCCCTTACCAAGCACCTGAAGAAGGACCATCGCGAGCTGCAGAACATCGAGAGGCAGAACCG CCGTATCCTACATTCCAAGGGCGAGCTCAGCGAGGACCGACACAAGCAGTACGAGGAGTTTGCCACATCCTACCAGAAGCTGCTCGCCAGCACGCAGTCCCTGGCGGACCTGCTGGATGAGAACATGCCAGAACTACCCCAAGACAAGACCGTTCAAGAAG AACATGGCCCCGGCATCGACATCTTCACTCCAGGGAAGCCGGGGGATTATGACCTGGAAGGAGGCATTTGGGAGGACGAGGATGCTCGCAACTTCTACGAGAATCTGGTGGACCTGAAGGCCTTTGTCCCTGCCATCTTGTTCAAAGACAACGAGAGGGCTCGCGACAAGGAGGAGGCCAAAG ATACAAAGGATGGGAAGGAAGTTAAGGAGGTGAGCGGGACAGAGGAGCTGGAACTGGAGCTGGAGACGCTGGACATCGCAGATGACGCCCTGGAAATGGAAGGAGCTGACGAGGTTGACGGTGATGAGCTTGCCAAGAAACTGCTGGATGAGCAAG agcaaGAAGATGAGGAAGCCAGCACAGGGTCCCACCTAAAGCTCATTGTTGATGCCTTCATCCAACAGCTGCCCAACTGTGTCAACAGAGACCTGATAGACAAG GCTGCAATGGATTTCTGCATGAACATGAACACAAAGTCCAACCGGAGGAAACTTGTGCGAGCGCTCTTCACCGTCCCAAGGCAGCG GCTGGACCTTCTGCCCTTCTATGCCCGGCTGGTCGCCACACTGCACCCCTGCATGTCTGACGTGGCTGAAGATCTGTGCTCCATGCTCAAGGGCGACTTCAGGTTCCAT ATAAGAAAGAAGGACCAGATCAACATTGAAACAAAGAACAAGACCGTGAGGTTTATTGGAGAGCTAGCTAAATTCAAGATGTTCTCCAAGACGGACACCCTTCATTGTCTGAAG ATGCTGCTGTCAGATTTCTCCCATCACCACATTGAGATGGCGTGCACCCTGCTGGAGACGAGCGGACGCTTCCTCTTCAGGTCTCCAGACTCGCACCTTCGCACCAGCGTGCTCTTG GAGCAAATGATGCGCAAGAAGCAGGCTATGCACCTGGATGCCCGCTACGTGACCATGGTGGAGAACGCCTACTACTACTGCAACCCCCCACCCGTGGAGAAGGCCGTGAGGAAGAGGAGACCACCTTTGCAGGAGTACATTCGCAAGCTTCTCTACAAGGACCTGTCTAAGGTCACCACCGAGAAG GTGCTGAGACAGATGCGTAAACTTCCCTGGCAAGACCCTGAAACCAAGAGCTATCTGATTTGCTGCCTGGTGAATATCTGGAATGTGAAGTATAACAGCATCCACTGCGTGGCCAACCTCCTAGCTGGCCTGGTGGCATACCAGGAAGATGTGGGCATTCACGTGGTGGACGGGGTGCTGGAGGACATCCGGCTGGGCATGGAG GTAAATCAGCCCAAGTTCAACCAACGGCGCATCAGCAGCGCTAAGTTCTTGGGGGAGCTCTACAACTACAGGATGGTGGAGTCGGCCGTGGTCTTCCGCACACTCTTCTCCTTCATCTCCTTCGGGGTCAGTCCGGATGGCTCACCCAGCCCGCTGGACCCCCCTGAGCACCTGTTCCGGCTGCGCCTGGTCTGCACCTTGCTGGATACTTGTGGCCAATACTTTGACCGGGGCTCCAGCAAGAGGAAGCTGGACTGTTTCCTCATCTACTTCCAG CGTTACATTTGGTGGAAGAAGGCTTTGGAGGTCTGGACGAAGGAGCACCCATTCCCCATTGACATCGACTACATGATAAGCGACACGCTGGAACTTCTTCGTCCCAAGATGAGGCTGTGCAGCTCGCTGGAGGAGGCGGCCATGCAGGTCACCCAGCTGGAGAGGGAGGTGCTCGTCAAGCTAG GTCTAGCTGTGGAGAAGGACGACCGGTCCTCCAGCGCCATGGGTGATACGGAGGGACTGGATGAGGAAGACGAGGACGATGATGAAGAAGGAGGGGCGGAGACGGAGGAGCAGTCTGGGAACGAGAGCGAAATGAatgagcaggaggaggaa GAGGGCTCCGaaaatgaggaggaggagggggacgaagaggaggaagagaacACCGACTACCTGACTGACTCCAACAAGGAGAATGAGACTGACGACGAAAACAAC GAGGTGACGATCAAGGGAGGCGGCCTGCGGCATGTGGCCTGTGCTGAGGACGAGGACTTCATCCAGGCCCTGGACAAGATGATGCTGGAGAACCTGCAG CAGCGCAGCAGTGAGTCAGTGAAAGGCCACCAGCTGGACGTGGCGATCCCACTGCAGTTGAAGAGCCAGCTGAAGAAGGTCCCTCCCCCAGCCTGCAGCGCGGAGGCCGACACTGAGCTTGCCGACACCATGCAGTTTGTCATGCTCACCCGCAAGGGCAACAAGCAGCAG TTTAAGATCCTGAACGTGCCGCTCTCCTCCCACTTGGCCGCCAACCACTTTAACCAGCAGCAGGCCGAACAAGCAGAGCGTCTGCGCATGAAGAAGCTGACACTGGACATCAATgagaggcaggagcaggaggactATCAGG AGATGATGCAGTCGTTGGCCCAACGGCCAGCCCCTGCCAACACCAATCGCGAGAGGCGACCACGGTACCAGCATCCTAAAGGAGCGCCCAACGCAGACCTCATCTTCAAGACTGGGGGAAG GAGACGCTGA